The Hemicordylus capensis ecotype Gifberg chromosome 5, rHemCap1.1.pri, whole genome shotgun sequence nucleotide sequence TGAACCTTGGTTACAGCAGGACTAAGGTGCCAAAGGCTTCAGCTGAACATACAAACTGTCTCCATGGAAAAGTAATTTGTTTGAGGTGATAAGCAAGTTCTTCCCTTATTGCTTGGTCTCTCATGGCTTTTCACACATGAAAGTCATCATTTGAGATGTCAGTGTTTATGGGACACAGTTTATAGAGTCCTTTTTAATAAAGCACTAATATCAAAAATATAGGCCTTGGCATGCCTATGGGATGGAGATGAGGCACAGTGTTTATGGGACACTGTTTTCCAGTGTTTGCCAGTTTTGCAAACCTAACCAATTGGCAATCCTCTCTCTGCATTGCCTTCACATAGAAAGCTTTCTCTTCTACCAAACTAAGAAGGTAGCTATTCACATAAGTATGTTGACTAGTCCTTCTCTGAGTCACTCTATGTATTTATAAATCCAGGGCTGGATTACACATACTGTTACTAATCACTTGAGGACTTCAGCATTAAGTATTAATTTGAATGTTACTCTTCCAAAAGCCTACAGGACAAAACAAACTAGAAGAggcacagagaggctattctcacaagaggggaaaaccaggctaagggagccctgcccgttttccccccattgtgagaaccactgggctcacaggcgagcctggtggttcacccctcccctaaaatgaggttaaggagcaagtgctcagctaaccccatttctgtgtGATCACGAAtcgccatggcacggctccacgccgcagcgactcacaaggagactcccaaccaggaggctgacaAGCCTCCCAATGCCGGGTTCCCCTGATCCCCGCCGTCCCAACTGGTTCTGTGACAGAgtcggtaatcatgtgggcggccagtccGGCAGGGTGGaatgctcgtgtgcggggagcctgctctccccgtaTAAGCccttcaggctctccacactgcttgtgtggagagcctcagtgtctCCCCATTCTTTGATTTCTGCTGGATTTTTTCTTTCTcactttttatttaaaagtgcATAGATTGCTTATTTGTGCTTTAGACACTAggagaatataaatataattgtATATTGGAAAACTGTAGATTAATCTACACATACATATAAGCAACAACATTTGTCTTTGCATGAAATTCAAATAGGTAAATTCATGCAGAAAACCAAGGGAAATGGAAATAGGTAAATCAAAATCTTTGTTTGGTGGCAAATCAGAACTGGATCTTCCTGcctcgagactctggaatgtgctccttgtcagaataagagcttcctcatctctggctgccttaaaacgtacaaacaaacaaaaaacccttgaCATACCCGTtctttcagattttttaaattgttttaatactttttttgctttttgttgtatttttaaaattccatgtaaACCTCCTGGAGATTTTTATaataggtggtataaaaatgtgtgaaataaatgacctctgctgactgggcaaaaaggcaacatttaaagtggtggctctctatATTTCGCAAAGAGAGAGCAACTGTTACTGCTCAAGTCAGTATAGTGTACCTCCCAGTGGCTAttactggtgtctcctttgtgtttcttagattgtgagcccctttgggacagggagccgccttctcattccttttgctattgctttgtgaattttttgttggaaagcagtatatcatcattattaataataatgcagCAGTTGGTGTACAGAAATAAGTAATTAATACTGAAGATACTGGGAATGTGGAATGCCTATAGTTATTCTTATAAAAAAGAATGTGTGAGAATGGAGGCTTTTGCTGCATCCTTGATCCCCCCCACCATATAAATAAGACATTCCCTTATTCCCAATTTCCACATTATATTTTAGGTGTATATCTAAGAATGTAAAGTTTTAACCTGACAAACATGTGTTGTACAGATATGGTTTTCAGGGACCTTGTATGTTTGATTTGTATGTTTAGAGCAAAAAAAGACAGAGTGTGCCCATTCTGGATCagcatccaccccccaccccatccgcAGAGATGTTGTTTGCGCCAGGAGGGAAGCTCCTAGTGCCAGCAGTGGGAGTATTCTTCCGGGGACAGATAGGAGCTATAGGAGGGGGAAGCTATAGGAGGTTAAAGCTCCATCctccatgctttaaaaaaaaattattatataCATATAGTTTTATTTCTTTCACATCTAATGCTAGAAAATGGACAGACAAATATATAACTGGAGAATAAGGTTACATTCTTGCAGGTAGTCAAATATACAGATCAAAGTTCAGGGAGCAAGCAGAGgtttacttgcaacagctgcatTTGGTGGAAGGGGGCCCTTTGCAGATACAGCCCTGGGCACACTTGGCACAGCCCACTGGGCAACAGGAGCAACAGCTCTTTTTGCAGCACTTGCAGTTTTTGCACTGGCAGTTGTTGCCACAGGTGCATGCACCACCACTCATGCAGGGACAATCTTGAGAATCCATCCGGCTGGGTTTTGCTCGCTCACTCCGGAATCTGCTGGGAGGCTTAGGTGCACATGGACCGCGATTTGAGCCTCCCTTCTCCATGCTGTGGTCCCAGTTCAAATTGGGGCCACACATGATTGCaacttacattttaatttttaaaaaaacacctgggggTTTCAATCATGTAATGATTTATAgcctctagtttggcccttattgGTAAAGCTGGGTTTGCCTCAGTGAAATTACCTTTATATTCTTTTACCCTCCTTCACCTTCCCTTATTATGGTGCTAAGACAACTGCCTCTGGTTTCTTTCAGCTCCTGAGGATGACAATAGCCAAACAAAGACTTGGAGATGAGGAAGTTGGCGCACGTCATTTTGCACCACATGAGCGTGAAGATCTTGTCCAGCAGTTGGAGAAAGCACGAGAACAAGTAACTAAATCGTGAGGGGGTTGTGCATGATTGTACATTTTGTCCTCCAATATGGATTAATAACCTCTGAGTTCTTTCTAGGGCAGCTAGCCATAAAAACATGagaggagccttgctggatcagactagaCATCCatgtaatccagcatcctgcttcccacagtggccaaccagatgcgaATCTATCTTTAATTATGTGAGAGGATGCTTCATCTGAACGTTTCCTCTACACACAGTCCAGATAATGATGCAGGATGAAGCACCCACATGCATTTAAGGAATGACACATTGGAAGGGGAGAGAGATGCATGCACATGGTATGGTTGGTTTGGTCAAGCAacatattgtccaaactggcccagagaGAAGCTTTTCTTTCTGCATTGAGTAGAACTTGTGGTCAGCCACTAAAACTGAttagcagtagattcaggacagacaaaataaTGTACTTCtataaacaatgcataattattaatgtatggaattcaatGCCACAAGATGGCATGATGACCACTAActaagatgatcttaatagaggATTAGACTGATTAATGGCTTTTGGCTAGGAATTCCTCATGTCATGAGGTCTACTATGTAGAATCTCTGTTATGAGATTCCCTACAGCTACTCACTTACTACTTTAAATAGTATTAAAGTAGTAATAGGGATCTCATAATCCCCCATTCCACTTTTTCAAGAATTATAAGTGGTCCAGGTGTAAACAGTTGGATCTACTTCTACTGTGTCTCATTTTCACCTGAGTTGCACTGAAATCAGTGTGACATATCTGGGCATTAATGCG carries:
- the LOC128327999 gene encoding metallothionein-1-like → MDSQDCPCMSGGACTCGNNCQCKNCKCCKKSCCSCCPVGCAKCAQGCICKGPPSTKCSCCK